One part of the Mya arenaria isolate MELC-2E11 chromosome 3, ASM2691426v1 genome encodes these proteins:
- the LOC128225799 gene encoding uncharacterized protein LOC128225799 produces the protein MSEEENTHFHNNFDESAEATQGHASASPIQNEPVSNPHCQTSETLQQNNDVEVPQDKTSIPITSNEQVGSQHSAQPLGSTTKPITERFYIDMFEEDIAVVREEHKLFRKYCIMKDLKIKSCLQEALNEETEGGLTDDRLKKRDTAMKKLTQAFKSYLRRCSRVRGMIDILEKHCQQANGLRGNAECSKVAMTLEKDLDLFKELYRVKNEKLKKHEIEIAQEEFKKQRSFVNEIYRLQKQEILLDEQLKATEANLDYYAKKLDEENLKVNGLEAKFKETNDSLSEIKEKDMRNQECRDEKNKIIMQLKKELQAAESTSSKQLQDLQTQKTYTYHWHNQFQQQLLNAQECTWKFEKSQTVCRELEREKNSLVLRLSKIAGDNLAYKNPNIADLGDPRRPTKLAEVYNELYDNEWTDAFDRFGDFTDTEKVQRMLTILKVWFNR, from the exons ATGAGCGAAGAAGAGAACACacattttcacaataatttTGA CGAGTCTGCTGAAGCAACACAAGGCCATGCATCGGCATCGCCCATTCAAAACGAGCCTGTTTCAAACCCACACTGTCAGACATCGGAAACACTTCAACAAAACAACGATGTTGAAGTACCACAGGATAAAACTTCAATACCCATTACATCTAACGAGCAAGTTGGTTCACAACACAGCGCTCAGCCACTGGGGTCGACTACAAAACCGATAACAGAAAG GTTCTACATTGACATGTTCGAAGAAGACATAGCCGTCGTAAGAGAGGAACACAAACTGTTCCGTAAATATTGCATTATGAAggacttaaaaataaaatcttgttTACAAGAAGCTTTGAACGAAGAAACTGAAGGCGG attaaCAGACGATAGACTTAAGAAACGCGACACAGCGATGAAAAAACTAACACAAGCGTTCAAGTCCTATTTACGTAGATGTTCTCGCGTTCGGGGAATGATTGACATTTTAGAGAAACACTGCCAACAAGCTAATGGTTTACG TGGCAATGCAGAATGTTCCAAGGTTGCAATGACGCTTGAAAAGGATCTTGATTTGTTTAAGGAATTGTACAGGGTCAagaatgaaaaattaaaaaaacatgaaatagaAATAGCACAGGAAGAATTCAAGAAGCAGAGAAG TTTTGTGAACGAAATATATCGACTCCAAAAACAAGAGATCTTATT AGATGAACAGCTTAAAGCGACAGAGGCAAATTTAGATTACTACGCAAAGAAGCTCGACGAAGAAAATCTAAAAGTAAACGGGTTGGAAGCCAAATTTAAAGAGACAAACGACTCGTTAAGTGAAATAAAAGAGAAAGATATGAGAAATCAAGA gTGTCgggatgaaaaaaacaaaatcattatgcAACTCAAAAAAGAGTTGCAAGCAGCAGAGTCTACATCAAGTAAACAACTGCAAGATTTGCAAACGCAAAAAACCTACACATATCACTGGCACAACCAGTTTcaacaacaattattgaatgcaCAGGAATGCACATGGAAGTTTGAAAAGTCACAAACAGTTTGCAGAGAACTCGAACGAGAAAAGAATAGTCTTGTGTTGAG ACTGAGTAAAATTGCCGGAGATAACCTCGCGTACAAGAATCCAAATATAGCTGATCTTGGCGATCCCAGACGTCCAACAAAACTTGCAGAAGTTTACAACGAACTATACGATAATGAATGGACGGATGCATTTGATAGATTTGGAGACTTTACAGACACTGAGAAAGTACAACGAATGCTGACAATCTTGAAGGTATGGTTTAACCGATAA